From one Sphingobium cloacae genomic stretch:
- a CDS encoding GNAT family N-acetyltransferase → MMMTGAPIKLTQADAADVADLYNRCSDYFLLQDGAAPTLDDARELFSDVPPEKSAHNQAVLGWKGPGGLYAIAAILRDYPRDGTWYLGFMIVDAAQRGRGVGRSIYSTVESWAAARGATEIRLAVLEANEAAERFWRSLGFIEYRRVGPDTFKMRSHRRIELSRRLSGATVEGSNK, encoded by the coding sequence ATGATGATGACGGGAGCCCCGATCAAACTTACCCAAGCGGACGCCGCAGACGTTGCAGACCTGTACAACCGTTGCAGCGACTATTTCCTGTTGCAGGACGGGGCCGCGCCCACGCTGGACGATGCTCGCGAGCTTTTCTCCGATGTGCCGCCCGAAAAGAGCGCCCACAATCAAGCTGTCCTGGGATGGAAGGGGCCTGGCGGCCTATATGCAATCGCGGCCATCCTCCGCGATTATCCGCGTGATGGCACATGGTATCTCGGCTTCATGATCGTAGATGCCGCACAGCGTGGTCGTGGCGTCGGACGCTCAATTTACTCGACGGTCGAAAGCTGGGCCGCTGCGAGAGGTGCCACAGAGATTCGGTTGGCCGTGCTGGAAGCGAATGAAGCGGCAGAGCGATTTTGGCGTTCTCTCGGCTTCATTGAGTATCGGCGCGTTGGGCCAGACACCTTCAAAATGCGTAGCCATCGCCGGATAGAACTGAGCCGTCGCCTTTCTGGCGCGACCGTAGAAGGCAGCAACAAGTAA
- a CDS encoding recombinase family protein, whose product MLIGYARVSKADGSQSLDLQHDALRAAGVEPGNIYDDRASGSRDDRPGLAACLKSLRDGDVLIVWKLDRLGRTLTHLVSTVQNLSDRGIGLRVLTGKGAQIDTTTPSGRMVFGIFATLAEFERDMIRERTMAGLAAARARGRKGGRKFALSKAQVRLAQAAMAQRDTSVSDLCKELGIERVTLYRYVGPNGELRDYGQRVLAAKTR is encoded by the coding sequence ATGCTGATCGGCTACGCCCGCGTGTCCAAAGCCGACGGCTCGCAGTCGCTCGACCTGCAGCACGATGCCCTTCGCGCTGCCGGTGTCGAGCCAGGCAATATCTATGATGATCGTGCATCCGGTAGCCGTGATGATCGCCCCGGTCTTGCCGCCTGCCTGAAATCGTTGCGCGACGGCGATGTCCTCATCGTTTGGAAGCTCGACCGGCTCGGCCGAACGCTCACCCACCTGGTCAGCACGGTGCAGAATCTGTCGGATCGCGGTATCGGTCTGCGGGTGCTCACCGGCAAGGGCGCGCAGATCGACACCACGACGCCATCGGGCCGGATGGTGTTCGGCATTTTTGCCACACTGGCGGAGTTTGAGCGGGATATGATCCGCGAGCGCACCATGGCTGGCCTGGCCGCTGCCCGCGCGCGGGGACGCAAGGGTGGCCGCAAGTTCGCCCTCTCCAAGGCCCAGGTGCGGCTCGCTCAGGCTGCTATGGCCCAACGCGACACGTCCGTTTCCGACCTCTGCAAGGAACTCGGGATCGAGCGCGTCACTCTCTACCGCTATGTCGGTCCCAACGGGGAACTCCGGGATTACGGTCAGCGCGTGCTTGCTGCCAAAACGCGATGA